CGCTGCCGTTGCGGAAATTGCATGGGACAGCAACGATCCCGGGATAATGGAACCACCAAAAACAAAAAAGAGGAGCAGGAGTCTAAAAATCGCAAAGAACGGTCATTTGGGCCTGTGCTTTTCTCTTAGTGTGCTTAGAAAATATTTAAAATTCAAATTATTTTATTTCGAAAAGGGCCTTGGGGACAAGGTTCTTTTTTTGTGAAAAAAATTATGAAAAAAATGAAAATTTGTATTGCCTGAATAGATAAATGTATCTATAATATTTCAATGTACGATAGTTATATGAAAATATTTAAATATAGAGAAGGCAGTTTGTAAGCATGGGTTAGCTTGTTTTATGTACATAAAATAAGTCCTGTCTTTTGCATGGTATGTAGCCATGCGTTATTTTACGTTCTAAATTTGGTTTAATGGCCTAATATTTCAATTTTAAAATATTAGCGTTGAATAATAAAAATTTTTTGGACAACAGGGGTGGAACAAGTGAGTAAGAAAACTGTATTGCCGATTCTCATCGTACTGCTCATTCTGAGCGGCGGAGCTATTGGCTACTATTATTGGTATCAGGCAACACACTTTGTTAAAAGTGACGATGCACGTATTCAAGCCGATCAGTATAAGGTGATGCCGCAAATCTCCGGAGAGATTAGCCACATTGATGTGGAAGAAGGCGATGTACTGCAGCGCAACGAACCGATTGCCGAGCAGGATGTATCGGGGCTGGATGCAAGTATGATTAGCAAGTCTGTACTGCGTGCGCCGATTAACGGAACTGTGATTAAGATTTATTCGAAGGAGCACGAAATCGGAACACCGGGTAGTGCTGTAGCGACTATGGCTGATATGAACAGCCTGTATGTGTCCACGAATATTGAAGAAACCGATATTAACCGTATTAAACCAGGGCAGCTTGTTGACATTACGCTTGATGCAGCAGGTGACCAGGTCATTCAAGGTAAGGTTCGCAAAGTGGGCGAGGCTTCAAATGCAGTGTTTTCGCTCGTTCCTGCTGTGAACACAAGTGGCAACTTTAATAAGGTCACTCAACGTGTGCCTGTAGAAATTGCCGTGAACAAGCCAAAGGATTTGAAGCTCATTCCTGGAACGAACGTGGAAGTAAAAATTCATACATCTTAAAAAGGAGGGGTCCATGTGGCTGCCAATGAAACTGCTGCTGCTCCTTCGACAGATTCTTCCAAAGAACGCTGGCTTGCCTTTTTTGCTATCGTTTTAGGCGCCTTTGTCGCCATTCTGAACAACAGTCTGATCAATGTCGCCATTCCACGATTGACGACGGACTTAGGATCAACGACGACACGTATTCAGTGGGTTATTACAGGTTACACGCTTGCATCCGGCGTAATCGTCCCGATTACCGGATATATGGAGCAGCGTATCGGATACAAAAAGTTTTTGATTCTTGCCCTCAGCGTGTTCTCGCTGGGAACAGGAATATGTATTTTTGCATGGAGTGATTCTTCCCTGATCGCGGCGCGTGTACTGGCTGGTCTGGGCGGCGGTGTCATTATGCCGCTGAGTATGACGATTATTTACAAAATCATGCCGCGTGAACAAATTGGGATGTCCCTTGGTATATGGGGGATCGCCGCAATGGCGGCACCAGCTGTAGGACCTACGCTGAGCGGCTACTTAATTGAATGGTTTAACTGGCGTTTCTTGTTTATTGTCAGTTTGCCTGTTGCTTTATTTGCCATTTTAATGGTCATCCTCCTCATCAAAGAGCCGCCTAAAGTAAAGCCGAAGCCGTTTGATCTACCGGGCTTTTTGCTGGCCGCAACTTGCGCTGGCACGCTTTTGTACGCATTGACAAACGGGCAGCGTGATGGCTGGACTTCTTTTGGAATTGTGTCCCTGCTGTTTATTGCTTTCTGGGCACTTGTCTTTCTCATCTATATAGAAAGCGGCAAGGATAATGCTGTAATTGAAATTTCATTATTCAAGAATTCAAAATATACGATTAGTGTTATTGCCTCCAGTCTGGTCATGATGGGGATGTACGGAGGAACGTTCTTAACACCGCTATTTTTGCAAAATATTCAGCGTGTGTCGCCGATTGATACCGGTATTATCCTCATTCCACAGGCCATTGCCATGGCGGCAATGATGCCTATTGCCGGGCGGCTGTTCGATAAGTTCGGTATTGTGCCTCTGGGTCTTGTAGGTCTGACGCTAACCAGCTTTATGACGTATCACCTTCATCAGCTTACCCCAGATACTTCGCATGCCTGGCTGGAAACGGTCATGACGTTACGGGGACTGGGAATTGGTATCTGTATGATGCCGTTATCCACAGTCGGCATGAACGCTGTTCATCCAAGCAAGGTAGCCAATGCATCTACAGCATCCAATCTGGTTCGCACCGTGGCTGCATCTATGGCGATTGCGGTGCTGACCGCGATTATGCAAAGCCGCTCGGCAGCTCACGCCCAGCAAATATCCGAGTCCATTACACAAGACTCGGCTCATACGCTGCAAGCGACACTGGGCAGCTCATGGATGTCATCCATCAGTAGTTTAATCACACTGGATGCTACATCGAGAGGAATTGGGGATACGTTCCTCATTTCATCCATACCGCTGTTTTGCACGATTCCACTCATCTTTTTGTTTATTCAAAGGAAGAAAGCAAAGACACAGCCGGAAGCTTAATCATGAGAAGTACAAAAATATCGACTGGATGGCTTACATTATTTCCACGGACAGAAAGAAAGGGAATTATCATGAAAATATTGAGAGTAGAAAGTACATTAGCGGCTTTGGTCCTCGGCGGCGCAGTGCTGGCAGGCTGCTCCAGTAATACCGGAGCAGCGCAGGACATGGTTGTTCCGGTTAAGATCAGCCAAGCACAGCAGGGTATCATCGGACAGGGGAACATCTATACAGGTACTGTCACACCTTCGGAGACGGTGAATATCGTGCCTAAAGTAGGCGGTAAAGTGGTTGAACTGCCTGTAGATATCGGCTCGGAGGTCCAAAAAGGTCAGGTGCTGTTCAAACTTGATGATAAGGATATGCGGAACAATGTTGCGAAAGCCCGTGCAGCAGCAGCAGCAGCGGCAGCCGGGGTAAGCAGCGCTCAGGCATCCCACGAATCATCCTTGGTTCAAGCCAACTCTGGCGTGGTACAGTCCAAGAGCGGTGTGATTCAATCCCAAAGTGCAATCAATCAGGCGCAGGGTGCAATTAATCAGGCTACTACAGCAGTAGAACAGGCGACACATGGTGTCTCCTCGGCCGCCAATACGGTGAAACAAACACGACAAGCTTTGGCAGATGCTCAGAAAAATGTGACACGTACACAAAGCCTGTTTGATGCAGGTGCAAGCACGCAAGCTCAATTAGAACAAGCAAAAACAGCTGTCGTGAACGCGCAAGCGGCTTACGAAAATGCACAAAATGCACAAGCTAATGCTCAAGATCAGTTGGTAGCTGCCCAAAAGGCACTCACTACAGCTCGCAACAGCTATGATACGGCAAAAAATAGCTACAGTAATGCCAACAGCGGCTATAGCAATGCGCAAAATCAGCTTAAGGTATCTCAAAATACTGCGGTCATTGAGTCCAGTCAGCAATCTCTCAAACAGGCCCAACTGAATGTTAGTATTGCGCAAGATGCACTGGACGACACCGTAATTACATCACCGATTAACGGTATTGTAGGTACAAAGAATGCAGAAGTTGGCGAAATGGTATCCGCTCAGGCTCCTGCGCTGGTCATTGCCAATCTGAGTACAGTCAATACACTGATCTATGTTCCAGCTGAACAGATCAACAATGTTAAAGTGGGTGACAAGGTACAGGTTCGTGTAGCAGCATCCAATATTGTAACAGCAGGTACAGTTAAAAGTGTAAGCCCGCTAGATGCCAGCGGCAAAGGCTACCCTGTGAAAATCTCGGTTGCGAACCCGGATATGAAATTGAAATCAGGTATGTTGGCTGATATCAGCTTCGTCGCTGCTAATGCGCAAGAAGGCATTGTTGTTCCTACCGCAGCAGTTCAAAAGGATCAAGGTAAAGAATATGTATATGTTGTAAACGGAGACCATGCAAAACGCAAGGAAGTGAAAACCGTTCAAACGACAGGCTCGCAAACGCTGGTTGCCAGCGGCTTGAGCAATGATGAGAATGTAATTGTGAATAACCTGGCGCTGCTATCCGACAATTCACCAATTACAATCAGCCAGTAACTTGGTTTCTGAGATCTAAGTTTTGTTTTTCGTACTATATATTCTTACTATATAAATGGTAGAGATTTATGATGAAGTACATGAGCAGGACAGACCGATGCAGCTTATCGGTCTGTCCTGTTTTTATGTTATGACGCATATTTTACATAGGATTAATGTCGGAAAGAGGCTATTTTTGACGAACATTGGTATGATAGGATAGACTAAATTGGAAATAGATAGTCTACTAGATAGGGGTATATTACATTCTCAGGTGAACGATCGGAGGAATTGTAAAAATGGAAGTAAAATTAGTAGTGGATTTTGATGCTTATGAGAGTGGACAAACGATGGCTAAATTGATTGAAGAGCTGGCAGCCAAGCCGGATAGCGCGGAAATTACAGATCTGATTATTGGGGATTGGGGCGGAGCCTATGAAAATTCGCCTGAGGATTTTATCCCGGTGCTGGTGCAGCATAAAGATCAATTTCCGAAGCTGCGCAAGCTGTTTATCGGCGATATGGAATATGATGAGTGTGAGGTTTCATGGATCAATCAAACAAATCTGTCCCCGCTGCTAGAAGCGTTTCCAGCATTGGAGTCTTTTTATGTCAAAGGGAGCCAGGACCTGAGCTTGGAGCCGCTTCGTCATAGCCATCTTCAGGAATTGGTAATTATTTGCGGTGGTCTGCCTGCCAGCGTCCTTCAGCAAATATATCATGCCGAGCTGCCTGAGCTGCGCAAGCTGGAGCTGTATTTGGGGGTAGATGAATACGGTTTTGACGGGGGTTTGGAAGATGTTTTACCGTTTTTGGACAACAATCCTTTTCCCAAGCTTACATATTTGGGGCTAAAGGATAGCGAAATACAGGATGAAATTGCGATTGCAGCAGCGAATGCCCCAGTGATCGGACAACTTGAAGTGCTGGATCTGTCTCAGGGTACGTTGTCAGATCAAGGAGCAGAGGCTCTGCTGGCAAGTGAAAGCATCAAGGGGCTAAAGCATCTGGATTTGAGCTATCATTATATGTCCAGTGAAATGGTAGAGCGTTGGAAAAACTCTGGATTATCTGTGAACGTGGATGATCAGCAGGAAGCAGATGAGGAAGATGATTGGCGTTATCCTTCATTGACCGAGTAATCTGATGAGGTGGCTTTATGGTTAGGATACCAGACAGTAGTGGCAGCGAGCCGTTTATTTTGTTCGGAAATCCGGGAAATCGACGGACCACGGGACTACAAGC
This DNA window, taken from Paenibacillus kribbensis, encodes the following:
- a CDS encoding HlyD family secretion protein; protein product: MSKKTVLPILIVLLILSGGAIGYYYWYQATHFVKSDDARIQADQYKVMPQISGEISHIDVEEGDVLQRNEPIAEQDVSGLDASMISKSVLRAPINGTVIKIYSKEHEIGTPGSAVATMADMNSLYVSTNIEETDINRIKPGQLVDITLDAAGDQVIQGKVRKVGEASNAVFSLVPAVNTSGNFNKVTQRVPVEIAVNKPKDLKLIPGTNVEVKIHTS
- a CDS encoding DHA2 family efflux MFS transporter permease subunit: MAANETAAAPSTDSSKERWLAFFAIVLGAFVAILNNSLINVAIPRLTTDLGSTTTRIQWVITGYTLASGVIVPITGYMEQRIGYKKFLILALSVFSLGTGICIFAWSDSSLIAARVLAGLGGGVIMPLSMTIIYKIMPREQIGMSLGIWGIAAMAAPAVGPTLSGYLIEWFNWRFLFIVSLPVALFAILMVILLIKEPPKVKPKPFDLPGFLLAATCAGTLLYALTNGQRDGWTSFGIVSLLFIAFWALVFLIYIESGKDNAVIEISLFKNSKYTISVIASSLVMMGMYGGTFLTPLFLQNIQRVSPIDTGIILIPQAIAMAAMMPIAGRLFDKFGIVPLGLVGLTLTSFMTYHLHQLTPDTSHAWLETVMTLRGLGIGICMMPLSTVGMNAVHPSKVANASTASNLVRTVAASMAIAVLTAIMQSRSAAHAQQISESITQDSAHTLQATLGSSWMSSISSLITLDATSRGIGDTFLISSIPLFCTIPLIFLFIQRKKAKTQPEA
- a CDS encoding efflux RND transporter periplasmic adaptor subunit, coding for MKILRVESTLAALVLGGAVLAGCSSNTGAAQDMVVPVKISQAQQGIIGQGNIYTGTVTPSETVNIVPKVGGKVVELPVDIGSEVQKGQVLFKLDDKDMRNNVAKARAAAAAAAAGVSSAQASHESSLVQANSGVVQSKSGVIQSQSAINQAQGAINQATTAVEQATHGVSSAANTVKQTRQALADAQKNVTRTQSLFDAGASTQAQLEQAKTAVVNAQAAYENAQNAQANAQDQLVAAQKALTTARNSYDTAKNSYSNANSGYSNAQNQLKVSQNTAVIESSQQSLKQAQLNVSIAQDALDDTVITSPINGIVGTKNAEVGEMVSAQAPALVIANLSTVNTLIYVPAEQINNVKVGDKVQVRVAASNIVTAGTVKSVSPLDASGKGYPVKISVANPDMKLKSGMLADISFVAANAQEGIVVPTAAVQKDQGKEYVYVVNGDHAKRKEVKTVQTTGSQTLVASGLSNDENVIVNNLALLSDNSPITISQ
- a CDS encoding STM4015 family protein, with amino-acid sequence MEVKLVVDFDAYESGQTMAKLIEELAAKPDSAEITDLIIGDWGGAYENSPEDFIPVLVQHKDQFPKLRKLFIGDMEYDECEVSWINQTNLSPLLEAFPALESFYVKGSQDLSLEPLRHSHLQELVIICGGLPASVLQQIYHAELPELRKLELYLGVDEYGFDGGLEDVLPFLDNNPFPKLTYLGLKDSEIQDEIAIAAANAPVIGQLEVLDLSQGTLSDQGAEALLASESIKGLKHLDLSYHYMSSEMVERWKNSGLSVNVDDQQEADEEDDWRYPSLTE